CAAAATTAAAATCCGGCGGGAAGCTATTTATTTCCGGAATTTTAATTGAAGAAGAGCAGCAGATATTAAACGAACTGGAAAAATTCGACATTGAAATAATTGAAGTGAGAAAAAAAGCCGAATGGCTGGGAATCTATGCAAGAAAAAAATAAAAGAGCTGCAGTAATTGATCTTGGTACAAATACCTGTCTTCTCTTAGTATCTGAGTTCTCTAATAATAAAATCAGTACTATACTTGATGTGCAGGAAGTTCCGCGCCTTGGCAAAGGAGTTGATAAAGACAGAGTGATATCAGACAGTATGTTTGAAAAAATCCGTGAGATTTTTTTGAAGTATAAAAGATTAGCAGCGGAGAACTACTGCGATAATGTTTTTGCATTCGGTACAAGCGCATTGCGGGATGCTGCTAACAAAGATGAGTTTATTAATTACATTAATTCAGAAACAGGAATTGAAATAGATATAATTGAGGGAAAGAAAGAAGCTAAGTTCGGATTTGAGGGCGCGCTTATAGATTTCCCCGGAAAAACAAATCAGGTAGTCATTGATATCGGAGGCGGCAGTACGGAAGTATCTCTCTTAAACAATGGACGGTTGACATCGCTCAGTATGAACATCGGTTCAGTAAGACTTAAAGAAAAATTCTTCTCAGAATCTTACTCTGACGAAAATCTGAATAAAGCTGAACAGTTTTTGTTGAACAGTTTTGTAAGTCTTGCATATCTTAACTTTGAACCTTATAGTTTGGTTGGTGTTGCAGGGACGGTTACAACACTTTCAGCGCTTAGTCAGGATTTGAAAAAATTTGAATCTGATAAAGTTAACAATTCTGTTTTAAGATTAACGGATGTTGAAAGACTTTTCTGCATGCTTGTTGAAATGAAAGAAAGTGAAATATTAAAACTTGGTGAATATATGATTGGAAGAAATGATATAATAACTTCGGGAGCATTTATTCTTCTGAAATTTATGAAGCATTTTAAATTTGAAAAGATATCAGTCTCAACAAAAGGTCTTCGTTACGGCGCAGCGTTAGAAATTTTTAACAGTCTGTTATAATTTGTTATGAAAGATATATTCGATCTCTCCGGCATCAATGATTTTTCCAAAGAAATTTTTGAAACGCTCTTTCAAAACGAAAATGTAAAAATTGAAAGAATTGTTTCATCGGGACAGATAACTCCGGAAGGCGAATGGTACGACTCCCCTCAAAATGAATGGATAGTTCTAGTCCAGGGTGAAGCTGAGCTTACATTTGCGGACGGAGAAGTCCAAAAACTGCAAAAAGGAGCGTTTATAGCCATATCTGCGCACCGAAAACACCGCGTTACATACACTAGCACAAATCCAAAGGCCATCTGGCTTGCCGTCCATTTCTGAAAAATTCTGCAAAAAAGTATTTTTTACTAGGTTGATAAATTAATTAATATCTACTTTCTTTGTGATATTATGTCCTCCCGAGTGGATTTTTTAATCAGCAAATTAAACCTTAAGGCGCATCCTGAAGGCGGCTTTTTTAAAGAGACTTATAGATGTGAAGAGTCTGTTAAAAAAGAAAACCTACCGTCAAGATTTTCAGGCGATAGAGCGCACTGCACTTCTATTTATTTTCTTCTTACTTCCGAAAACTATTCAGCACTCCATAAAATACAATCAGATGAAATATGGCATCATTACGAAGGCGGCACGCTTGAAATTTATTCTATAGATGAAAGCGGAAAGCTTACTGTTCATGCGCTCGGAAAGAATCTCGAAAATAATGAAGAGCAGCAGGTCGTAATAAAAGCAGGGGAGTGGTTCGGTTCAAAAGTAAAAGATAAGGATTCATATGCTCTGGTTGGATGTACTGTTTCACCGGGATTTGATTTTGAAGATTTTGTTATAGGAGAAAAAGAAGATTTGTTGAAAAAGTTTCCACAGCACAAAGTAGTAATAGAAAAATTAGCACACAAAGGATTTAAATAAAGGATTTAAATAATATGGACGAATTTTTTAAAGCAGCCGTAGATGAAGCAAAGCGGGGATTAGCCGAAGGCGGAATTCCTATCGGCTCAGTGTTAGTTAAAGATGGAAAAATTATCGGTCGCGGACACAATAAACGAGTTCAGGAATCCAATCCTGTTTTCCATGCTGAAATAGATTGTCTCTTCAATGCAGGAAGAATAGGTTCATATAAAGGAACAACGTTATATTCTACATTGATGCCATGTCATCTTTGCTCCGGAGCAGTGGTTCAGTTCGGAATTAAAAAAGTTATAGTAGGGGAATCAATTACGTTTAACGGAGCAAGGGAATTTATGGAATCGCATGGAGTGGAAGTAATTGATCTTGAAGATAAAGAATGTGTAGATATGATGAATAAATTCATAGCAGAAAACCCACAATTGTGGAGTGAAGATATTGGTGAGTTGTAATTAAAAAATTGAATTGAAATTTTTCGAAGAAAAATCTGATAAATAAAATTTTATGGCTGCAGCATTATTCCCTAAAATTACACACACATCCGACTTTAAAAAACGGCGTGGACTTAACTGGCTAACACTTGGGCTTACGTATGCTACGATGTATATGGCAAGATACAACTTTGGTTTTGCCAATAAGCAGTTATCGGATACATTTGGATTTTCGAAGACACAAATCGGAACCATCATTACCGTAAGTACGCTCGTGTACGGACTTGCTGCAATTTTCAACGGACCCATTGCAGACAGATGGGGAGGCAGAAAAGCAATGCTTACAGGCGCAGTAGGCGCATGTGTTTTCAATCTTGCATTCGGTTTTGCCGCATACTTAGGATTTCTTGGAACAGGAACACTGATGCTTATGTATCTTGCAAGCACGTGGACATTAAATCAATACTTCCAGTCATACAGCGCATTAGCATTGATAAAAGTAAACGCAGGATGGTTTCACGTAAGTGAGCGCGGAGTTTTCTCTGCCATCTTTGGTTCGATAATTCAAAGCGGAAGATTTTTTGTTTACGCTTTAATGACAACAGCTTTAGTGACTGCATTACCATGGCAATGGAAATTTTTTCTTCCTGCAGTTGTTGTAGGAATTTTTGCTATACTAACTTTC
This genomic interval from Bacteroidota bacterium contains the following:
- a CDS encoding cupin domain-containing protein; its protein translation is MSSRVDFLISKLNLKAHPEGGFFKETYRCEESVKKENLPSRFSGDRAHCTSIYFLLTSENYSALHKIQSDEIWHHYEGGTLEIYSIDESGKLTVHALGKNLENNEEQQVVIKAGEWFGSKVKDKDSYALVGCTVSPGFDFEDFVIGEKEDLLKKFPQHKVVIEKLAHKGFK
- a CDS encoding nucleoside deaminase, which translates into the protein MDEFFKAAVDEAKRGLAEGGIPIGSVLVKDGKIIGRGHNKRVQESNPVFHAEIDCLFNAGRIGSYKGTTLYSTLMPCHLCSGAVVQFGIKKVIVGESITFNGAREFMESHGVEVIDLEDKECVDMMNKFIAENPQLWSEDIGEL
- a CDS encoding cupin domain-containing protein, which gives rise to MKDIFDLSGINDFSKEIFETLFQNENVKIERIVSSGQITPEGEWYDSPQNEWIVLVQGEAELTFADGEVQKLQKGAFIAISAHRKHRVTYTSTNPKAIWLAVHF
- a CDS encoding Ppx/GppA family phosphatase, producing MQEKNKRAAVIDLGTNTCLLLVSEFSNNKISTILDVQEVPRLGKGVDKDRVISDSMFEKIREIFLKYKRLAAENYCDNVFAFGTSALRDAANKDEFINYINSETGIEIDIIEGKKEAKFGFEGALIDFPGKTNQVVIDIGGGSTEVSLLNNGRLTSLSMNIGSVRLKEKFFSESYSDENLNKAEQFLLNSFVSLAYLNFEPYSLVGVAGTVTTLSALSQDLKKFESDKVNNSVLRLTDVERLFCMLVEMKESEILKLGEYMIGRNDIITSGAFILLKFMKHFKFEKISVSTKGLRYGAALEIFNSLL